A stretch of DNA from Campylobacter gracilis:
GTAAAATTTTGCTCGTTTATCACGGAATTTTGTCCGTTTAAAACCGCGCTGTGTTTTGCAGCCGCGTCGCGCAGCAGAGTCGAATGCAGGTAAAAAATAAATCCCACATAGTCCTCGCACTCTTTGCAAAGCTCCATATTGCGGCGAAATTTACTCTTTTTTAGCACGTCGATTACCGCGACACGCATACGTCCATCGTCGCGTCCCTCGTCGTAGAAGCTCGCACTCATCGGCACGTTGGCGTATGAAAAATCAAAAAGCACGGAGTTTTGCTCGCTTTTAAACGCTGCAAAATCGAATTTCGCCAAATTTTGAAATTCCGCCTCATCGCTAGGCACAATGGGCGAGCTGCGTAAAAACTCCAGCTGCTCCTTCCAGCGCTTAAATTTCGCATCCGTTTCATAGAAAAAAAACGGAATTGCAAAAAATTCGTA
This window harbors:
- a CDS encoding molecular chaperone TorD family protein, which codes for MDANLLQARSYYYEFFAIPFFFYETDAKFKRWKEQLEFLRSSPIVPSDEAEFQNLAKFDFAAFKSEQNSVLFDFSYANVPMSASFYDEGRDDGRMRVAVIDVLKKSKFRRNMELCKECEDYVGFIFYLHSTLLRDAAAKHSAVLNGQNSVINEQNFTNSASLTAQDGKNSAGLQNSKNFTDSQDGKNAANSQYAKNFVGAQDGEALALELFTNVTNSFVDEFSELLCGHVRADFFKSLGALMRSFFALERSLLAIAAPQKKDRSVVKEAIKKGGYQNKFTNPEDIFDLD